The proteins below are encoded in one region of Geomonas ferrireducens:
- the ccoS gene encoding cbb3-type cytochrome oxidase assembly protein CcoS — protein sequence MTSSLIALILLSFCLGCGCWLFFLWGVHRGEFNDMERPKHRMLDDETPLPDRERTGSKEPPPSAGNHDDVSAHDPQSRQ from the coding sequence ATGACTAGCTCGCTTATCGCGCTCATCCTGCTATCCTTCTGCCTTGGTTGCGGCTGCTGGCTCTTCTTTCTCTGGGGGGTGCACCGGGGGGAGTTCAACGACATGGAGCGCCCGAAACACAGGATGCTCGACGACGAGACGCCTCTGCCGGATCGAGAAAGGACCGGCTCGAAGGAGCCTCCCCCTTCCGCAGGCAATCACGACGACGTCTCAGCGCATGACCCGCAAAGCCGGCAGTAG
- a CDS encoding heavy metal translocating P-type ATPase: protein MPCFHCGGDIPPGMLVEERKGDTVLPFCCHGCHGAYLLISGSGLSDYYRRRQWQETGLIPKAFKGGFRDSYLAGFVRKSAGASAIDIIVDGIRCASCVWLIEKIIGALPGVTEARVNYATGRARVLFDPGVTSPAAIFNRIDQIGYAPRPYTESEVREMARREQKDLLIRFGTACFLSMQLMAYAFALYAGYFQGIEPQMKGYLQLFSLLVTAPVVFYCGWPFLKGAWRGLANGAPNMELLIALGALSSFGYSVYATFSGGEVYYETAAMIVTLILAGRLLENGAKRRASGGIARLLELSSGQAQRFSGETLETVDPSDLHPGDLILVAPGERFPVDGRVEEGASDVDESAATGEPLPQVKKKGDEVIAGSTNLSGALRVACLREAGESFIARIAHLVEEAQSRRAPIQGVADRVAAYFVPAVLTLAVATFCLHYWEGRALGASLMIALAVLVIACPCALGLATPTAILAGTGAAASFGVIFKGGDILERLSRITIAVFDKTGTLTQGAPMLVDIQPVPGGKPKEVLALAAAVERGSLHPVAHAIRAYADRHDIDYPTGTEMVTLAGAGIKGRVAGETVALGSVTFLERLGVTGIPDGVESPEGGMVVGVARKGHYTGTLIFKDRIRDDAPGLVSYFRRQAIDTLLLSGDRQECTDKVARGAGVALGLGGLSPADKAREIEKLKGAGATVLMVGDGINDAPALSASDVGCAVAGGTDIAMETSDLVLAKADLDRLALAHRMARRTMNVVRQNLAWAFLYNVIGIPLAMTGQLTPVYAAAAMALSSVCVVGNSLRLLRVPHD from the coding sequence GTGCCCTGTTTTCATTGCGGCGGCGACATACCACCGGGGATGCTGGTCGAGGAGCGCAAGGGTGACACCGTGCTCCCCTTCTGCTGCCACGGTTGCCACGGCGCCTACCTGCTGATCAGCGGCTCCGGGCTCTCCGATTACTACCGCCGCCGGCAGTGGCAGGAAACGGGTCTCATCCCGAAGGCCTTCAAGGGGGGCTTCCGCGACAGCTACCTCGCCGGCTTCGTCCGGAAGTCGGCCGGGGCAAGCGCCATCGATATCATCGTCGACGGCATCCGCTGCGCTTCCTGCGTCTGGCTCATCGAAAAGATCATCGGCGCGCTCCCCGGCGTCACCGAGGCGCGCGTCAACTACGCCACCGGCCGTGCCCGCGTGCTGTTCGACCCAGGCGTCACCTCTCCCGCCGCCATCTTCAACCGCATCGACCAGATCGGCTACGCACCGCGTCCCTACACCGAGAGCGAGGTGCGCGAGATGGCAAGGCGCGAGCAGAAGGACCTCCTGATCCGCTTCGGGACCGCCTGCTTCCTCAGCATGCAGCTTATGGCCTACGCCTTCGCCCTTTACGCCGGCTACTTCCAGGGAATCGAGCCGCAGATGAAAGGATACCTACAGCTCTTCTCGCTCTTGGTCACCGCCCCGGTCGTTTTCTACTGCGGCTGGCCCTTCCTGAAAGGCGCCTGGCGCGGTCTCGCGAACGGCGCCCCCAACATGGAGCTTCTCATCGCCCTGGGCGCCCTCTCCTCTTTCGGCTACAGCGTCTATGCGACCTTTTCCGGCGGCGAGGTGTACTACGAGACCGCGGCCATGATCGTCACCCTCATCCTCGCCGGGAGACTTTTGGAAAACGGCGCCAAGCGCCGCGCCTCCGGTGGGATCGCGAGGCTCCTGGAGCTCTCCTCGGGGCAGGCACAGCGCTTCTCGGGAGAGACGCTCGAGACGGTGGACCCTTCTGATCTCCACCCCGGCGACCTGATCCTCGTCGCCCCGGGGGAGCGTTTCCCGGTGGACGGCAGGGTCGAGGAGGGGGCAAGCGACGTCGACGAGTCCGCCGCCACCGGCGAGCCGCTCCCCCAGGTGAAGAAAAAGGGTGACGAGGTGATCGCCGGGAGCACCAACCTCTCCGGAGCCCTACGGGTGGCCTGCCTGCGCGAGGCGGGGGAGAGCTTCATCGCGCGCATCGCGCACCTGGTCGAGGAGGCGCAGAGCCGGCGCGCCCCGATCCAAGGGGTGGCGGACCGGGTCGCCGCCTACTTCGTCCCGGCCGTGCTGACCCTCGCGGTCGCCACCTTCTGCCTGCACTACTGGGAGGGAAGGGCCCTCGGGGCCAGCCTCATGATCGCGCTCGCCGTCCTGGTCATCGCCTGCCCCTGCGCCCTCGGGCTTGCCACCCCGACCGCGATTCTTGCCGGCACCGGCGCCGCCGCGTCCTTCGGCGTCATCTTCAAGGGTGGTGACATCCTCGAGCGCTTAAGCCGCATCACCATCGCCGTCTTCGACAAGACCGGGACCCTCACCCAGGGTGCCCCGATGCTGGTCGACATCCAGCCGGTGCCGGGGGGAAAGCCCAAGGAGGTGCTAGCTCTCGCCGCGGCCGTCGAGCGGGGCTCGCTGCACCCGGTTGCCCACGCGATCCGGGCCTACGCCGATCGGCATGACATCGACTACCCGACCGGCACCGAAATGGTCACCCTGGCGGGAGCCGGGATCAAGGGGCGCGTGGCGGGTGAGACGGTGGCCCTGGGGAGCGTGACCTTTCTCGAGCGTCTCGGGGTCACCGGGATCCCGGACGGGGTCGAATCCCCCGAGGGGGGCATGGTGGTCGGCGTCGCCCGCAAGGGTCACTACACAGGGACGCTCATCTTCAAGGACCGGATACGCGACGACGCGCCGGGGCTCGTCTCTTACTTCCGGCGCCAGGCGATCGACACCCTCCTTTTGAGCGGCGACCGCCAGGAGTGCACCGACAAGGTGGCCCGGGGCGCTGGGGTCGCGCTCGGCCTTGGCGGGCTATCGCCTGCGGACAAGGCGCGGGAGATCGAGAAACTGAAGGGGGCCGGAGCGACCGTCCTCATGGTGGGTGACGGCATCAACGACGCGCCGGCCCTCTCCGCCTCGGACGTCGGGTGCGCCGTGGCCGGCGGGACCGACATCGCCATGGAGACCTCGGACTTAGTACTCGCGAAGGCGGACCTGGACCGGTTGGCGCTCGCGCACCGGATGGCCCGGCGCACCATGAACGTGGTACGGCAGAACCTCGCCTGGGCCTTTCTCTACAACGTGATCGGGATACCCCTAGCCATGACCGGGCAGCTCACCCCGGTCTACGCCGCGGCCGCCATGGCGTTAAGCTCGGTCTGCGTCGTGGGGAATTCGCTGAGACTTTTGCGGGTGCCGCATGACTAG
- a CDS encoding FixH family protein, with translation MQKTVNLPPCRWQLSIMLMIAVFLLGMAGTMLMSMQRGAGVTDAQYYENGLNYDRTKSGARNPGLNWSMSASLAGRDLQVRVQDEKGVPITGGALQFRTEKAGNPVVLSLTEASPGVFVSPWPANGKAELKGLLVFTKGEASASQKVVFFN, from the coding sequence ATGCAGAAAACCGTAAACCTACCCCCCTGCCGCTGGCAGCTCTCCATCATGCTCATGATCGCCGTCTTTCTCCTGGGCATGGCGGGCACCATGCTCATGTCCATGCAACGCGGAGCCGGGGTGACCGACGCGCAGTACTACGAAAACGGCCTGAACTACGACCGGACCAAAAGCGGCGCGCGCAACCCCGGCCTTAACTGGAGCATGTCGGCTTCCCTCGCCGGACGCGACCTGCAGGTACGGGTGCAGGACGAGAAGGGAGTGCCGATAACCGGCGGGGCGCTGCAGTTCCGTACCGAAAAAGCCGGCAACCCAGTGGTGCTGTCGCTCACCGAGGCTTCCCCGGGCGTCTTCGTCTCCCCCTGGCCCGCAAACGGAAAGGCGGAACTCAAGGGGCTCCTCGTCTTCACCAAGGGTGAGGCGAGCGCGAGCCAGAAGGTCGTGTTCTTCAATTGA
- a CDS encoding 4Fe-4S dicluster domain-containing protein yields the protein MNLPPFKTARIAPWRKTVQWLCTLLLLVVPFIRPGGESLLRLDAGTRTLLFFGAKLRIEEFYLLLIVVLILVFGFLFVTMLFGRVWCGWLCPQTTLGDLADWLDARTRGIPAPLDGALRHAGYLVLSALVASNLVWYFIAPPDFFARLLSGSLGAVAGISLAATGVIVYLDIAFVRRTFCKTVCPYGRIQLMAMERGTLTLEFDPGLKEACIRCGSCVRACPMGIDIRKGLQIECINCGRCLDACRDVMAPRGSGGLIHYTFGPPAPDGSRAINKKALLVGGVVTLLAALLVVGVTTRKEATLKVQRNASGEVKTLPDGSLVNFYSAYLENRSGAAGTFQLETAPMPGYRVELVGPVRDVELSANENRKIGFALKMNPAPAPGTVVELRLVSAGKLVAASPLPVATK from the coding sequence TTGAACCTGCCTCCCTTCAAAACGGCACGCATAGCGCCATGGCGCAAAACGGTGCAGTGGCTTTGCACCCTGCTTCTCCTCGTCGTCCCGTTCATCCGCCCCGGTGGGGAGTCGCTGCTGCGCCTTGACGCCGGGACGAGGACGCTCCTTTTTTTCGGCGCCAAGCTGCGCATCGAGGAGTTCTACCTCCTCCTCATCGTAGTGCTGATCCTGGTCTTCGGCTTTTTGTTCGTCACCATGCTCTTTGGCCGGGTGTGGTGCGGCTGGCTTTGTCCCCAGACCACCCTGGGAGACCTAGCCGACTGGCTCGACGCACGCACCAGAGGGATCCCCGCCCCGCTCGATGGGGCACTGCGCCACGCGGGCTACCTCGTCCTCTCCGCGCTCGTGGCGTCGAACCTGGTCTGGTATTTCATAGCGCCTCCGGACTTCTTCGCGCGGCTTCTATCCGGAAGCCTGGGCGCCGTGGCGGGGATCTCCCTCGCGGCGACCGGGGTGATCGTATACCTCGACATCGCCTTCGTGCGGCGCACCTTCTGCAAGACCGTCTGCCCCTACGGGCGCATCCAGCTCATGGCCATGGAGCGCGGCACCCTTACCCTGGAATTCGATCCCGGCCTCAAGGAAGCCTGCATCCGTTGCGGCTCCTGCGTGCGCGCCTGCCCGATGGGGATCGACATCCGAAAGGGGCTGCAGATCGAGTGCATCAACTGTGGCCGCTGCCTGGACGCCTGCCGGGACGTTATGGCGCCGCGGGGCAGCGGGGGGCTCATCCACTACACCTTCGGCCCGCCCGCTCCCGACGGTTCGCGGGCTATCAACAAGAAGGCGCTTCTGGTCGGCGGCGTCGTAACGCTTCTCGCGGCGCTCCTGGTCGTCGGGGTGACGACGCGCAAAGAGGCGACCCTCAAGGTGCAGCGAAACGCGAGCGGCGAGGTGAAGACGCTGCCCGACGGCTCGCTGGTGAACTTCTACTCGGCGTACCTCGAGAACCGCTCCGGTGCGGCGGGGACCTTCCAGTTGGAGACGGCGCCGATGCCCGGCTACCGGGTCGAGCTGGTCGGCCCGGTGCGTGACGTGGAGCTTTCGGCAAACGAGAACCGGAAGATCGGCTTCGCGCTGAAGATGAACCCCGCACCGGCGCCGGGCACCGTCGTCGAGCTGAGGCTCGTCTCGGCGGGTAAATTGGTTGCGGCAAGTCCGCTGCCGGTAGCCACTAAGTAA
- a CDS encoding c-type cytochrome, giving the protein MSDENKEYDGIRYRAEKHAPLVFRILFWGLVTWGAIFMAYYLLSGWSSYGEYAEIKKAKEARLAAQTQKEAAAKAVPAHEEIRTTNLIGEGKKEFAARCASCHGADGKGGIGPDLTAKTYKYGKTAAEVTATISGGRPGGMPGFKNELSGDKIQGLVQYVLSL; this is encoded by the coding sequence ATGTCCGATGAAAATAAGGAATACGACGGCATCAGGTACCGCGCGGAGAAACACGCGCCGCTGGTGTTCAGGATCCTGTTCTGGGGGCTTGTGACCTGGGGCGCCATCTTCATGGCCTACTACCTGTTAAGCGGGTGGAGCTCCTACGGCGAGTACGCCGAGATCAAGAAGGCCAAAGAGGCGCGCCTCGCCGCACAGACCCAAAAGGAGGCGGCGGCAAAGGCGGTGCCGGCGCACGAGGAGATCAGGACGACGAACCTCATCGGTGAAGGGAAGAAGGAGTTCGCCGCCCGTTGCGCCTCATGTCACGGCGCCGACGGCAAGGGGGGCATCGGCCCCGACCTGACCGCAAAGACCTACAAGTATGGCAAGACGGCAGCCGAGGTGACCGCCACTATCTCCGGCGGACGCCCAGGCGGCATGCCCGGCTTCAAAAACGAGCTCTCCGGCGACAAGATCCAGGGGCTGGTCCAGTACGTGCTGTCGCTTTGA
- a CDS encoding cbb3-type cytochrome c oxidase subunit 3 — translation MDSASIYYLGVTLFLFIVFAAIVARTYRKAHRAKGEEPKFRMMDDDQPKKHDHPET, via the coding sequence ATGGATAGCGCCAGCATCTACTACCTCGGGGTGACCCTGTTCCTCTTCATCGTCTTCGCGGCCATCGTGGCGCGCACCTATCGCAAGGCGCACCGGGCGAAAGGGGAGGAACCGAAGTTCCGTATGATGGACGACGACCAACCGAAGAAACACGACCATCCTGAAACTTAG
- a CDS encoding cbb3-type cytochrome c oxidase subunit II codes for MIEKKPIIFLLLATATILVGTIITMVLPFRWINDPKLAIASVKPYTPLQLEGRDIYIREGCNNCHTQTVRPLLSDTERYGEYSKSGEFVYDQPFLWGSRRNGPDLARIGGKYPDAWHVKHMKDPRAMVPRSNMPSYAFLDRPLDTSLTEKKMKALKFPYTQADIDALKGKTELDAMVAYMQKVGNDIPWRKTGKAEVLGELKNPFQDNLSVLPEGQKLYAEHCAQCHGLELKGEVGPDLRDMDKPDSKVFATIYSGITEGGMPAFGDTLGKERTWKLVTYLKSVHRK; via the coding sequence ATGATAGAGAAAAAGCCCATCATCTTCCTGCTCCTGGCCACGGCTACCATCCTGGTCGGCACCATCATCACCATGGTCCTCCCCTTCCGGTGGATCAACGACCCGAAACTCGCCATCGCCTCCGTTAAGCCCTACACCCCGCTGCAGCTCGAGGGGCGTGACATCTATATCCGCGAGGGATGTAACAACTGTCATACCCAGACGGTCCGGCCGCTGCTCTCCGACACCGAGCGCTACGGCGAGTACTCGAAAAGCGGCGAGTTCGTCTACGACCAGCCCTTCCTCTGGGGATCGCGCCGAAACGGCCCCGATCTCGCGAGGATCGGCGGGAAGTACCCGGACGCCTGGCACGTGAAGCACATGAAGGACCCGCGCGCCATGGTGCCGCGCTCCAACATGCCCTCCTACGCCTTTCTGGACCGGCCGCTCGATACGAGCCTCACCGAGAAGAAGATGAAGGCGCTCAAGTTCCCGTACACGCAGGCCGATATCGATGCCCTCAAGGGTAAGACCGAACTCGACGCCATGGTCGCCTACATGCAGAAGGTGGGGAACGACATCCCCTGGAGAAAGACCGGAAAGGCGGAGGTACTGGGCGAACTGAAGAATCCCTTCCAGGACAACCTCTCCGTGCTCCCCGAGGGGCAAAAGCTCTACGCCGAGCACTGCGCCCAGTGCCACGGTCTCGAACTGAAAGGCGAGGTGGGGCCAGACCTGCGCGACATGGACAAGCCGGACTCCAAGGTCTTCGCTACCATCTACAGCGGAATTACGGAAGGTGGCATGCCCGCCTTCGGCGACACACTCGGCAAGGAGCGTACCTGGAAGCTGGTCACCTACCTCAAATCCGTGCACAGGAAGTGA
- a CDS encoding cbb3-type cytochrome c oxidase subunit I — MNQQDGYADDIVKGFVIWSMVWGLVAVLLGVFISFQIAFPQLNFPPYLTYGRLRPIHTNAGIFGWGIGSFMAFFIYITQRLTRTSLWSPALAKAQLWLFNVVIALAAVTLAMGMNRSKEYAELEWPVASLVVVLWVIFAVNIVMTIVKRREEQMYISLWYILATLVGVAVLYLVNNASIPVSLTKSYSAYAGANDANVQWWYGHNAVAMVLTTPPLAIFYYFLPKATGVPIYSHRMGVVAFWSLIFMYLWTGAHHLLWAPVPDWVQTLAMGFSVMLIAPSWAAVFNGYFSMNGQWHQMRENYLVKFLIFGITFYGMQTLQGPSQSIRTFSAFIHFTDWVPGHVHMGTLGWVSLVLFAAIYYTVPRLYHTEVYSIPMANMHFWLVLTGQLIFSITMWIAGVQQAAMLNATNPDGSLHYSFIETLAELYPYWYMRAAGGVIYLAGLLLFLYNIYKTITVGKAQAAVQPA, encoded by the coding sequence ATGAACCAACAGGATGGGTACGCTGACGACATCGTCAAAGGGTTTGTCATCTGGAGCATGGTGTGGGGTCTCGTGGCGGTGCTGCTTGGGGTCTTCATCTCATTCCAGATCGCCTTCCCGCAACTCAACTTCCCCCCCTACCTCACCTACGGCCGACTGCGCCCGATCCACACCAATGCCGGCATCTTCGGCTGGGGCATCGGCAGCTTCATGGCCTTCTTCATCTACATCACGCAGCGCCTGACGCGAACGAGCCTCTGGAGCCCGGCACTCGCGAAGGCCCAGTTGTGGCTCTTCAACGTGGTGATCGCGCTCGCCGCGGTGACGCTCGCCATGGGGATGAACCGCTCCAAGGAATACGCCGAGCTCGAATGGCCGGTGGCAAGCCTCGTCGTGGTGCTCTGGGTGATCTTTGCGGTGAACATCGTCATGACCATCGTGAAACGGCGCGAGGAGCAGATGTACATCTCGCTCTGGTACATCCTCGCCACCCTGGTGGGGGTAGCGGTGCTCTATCTCGTTAACAACGCCTCCATCCCGGTCTCGCTCACCAAGTCCTACTCCGCCTACGCGGGCGCCAACGACGCGAACGTGCAGTGGTGGTACGGGCACAACGCGGTCGCCATGGTGCTCACCACGCCGCCTCTGGCCATCTTCTACTACTTCCTCCCCAAGGCGACCGGCGTCCCCATTTACAGCCATAGGATGGGCGTCGTCGCCTTCTGGAGCCTCATCTTCATGTACCTCTGGACCGGCGCGCACCACCTGCTCTGGGCTCCGGTCCCGGACTGGGTCCAGACGCTCGCCATGGGCTTCTCGGTCATGCTGATCGCCCCCTCCTGGGCCGCCGTCTTCAATGGTTACTTCTCGATGAACGGGCAGTGGCACCAGATGCGCGAGAACTACCTGGTCAAGTTCTTGATCTTCGGCATCACCTTCTACGGCATGCAGACGCTGCAGGGGCCGTCGCAGTCGATCCGCACCTTCTCCGCCTTCATCCACTTCACCGACTGGGTACCCGGGCACGTGCACATGGGGACGCTCGGCTGGGTCTCGCTCGTCCTTTTCGCCGCCATCTACTACACGGTCCCGAGGCTCTATCACACCGAGGTCTACAGCATACCGATGGCGAACATGCACTTCTGGCTCGTGCTGACCGGACAGCTCATCTTCTCCATCACCATGTGGATCGCCGGGGTGCAGCAGGCGGCGATGCTGAACGCCACCAACCCGGACGGAAGCCTGCACTACAGCTTCATCGAGACGCTGGCCGAGCTCTACCCCTACTGGTACATGCGGGCCGCGGGCGGCGTCATCTATCTCGCCGGTCTCCTGCTCTTCCTCTACAACATCTACAAAACCATCACCGTCGGCAAGGCTCAGGCCGCGGTGCAACCGGCCTAG
- the hcp gene encoding hydroxylamine reductase: MSMFCRQCEQAAKGTGCEVVGVCGKNPEVAALLDLMMYGLKGLAIYADKARELGARNTVADMYLVEGLFTTVTNVDFDPVQLAGKLRKCYDLKEQVKSMYETAYREQKGGEAPAITAGPAAWVIADNLEGLVAQGQAQGVKTQQSDPDLLSAIEIIIYGLKGMAAYANHACLLGKTDEEVYAFFHKALAATTDQTKGLMDLVGIAMECGKVNIKVMEMLNTGHVEHYGHPVPTKVQLGTRKNKGILVSGHDLRMLEELLKQTEGKGIDIYTHGEMLPAHGYPGLKKYAHLYGNFGGAWQDQAKEFPNFPGAIIFNTNCIQRPADNYKDRLFTWGEVGWPGAKHLTGYKFDEVINKALECPDMPDAPGQEILTGFGHNAVLGVADKVIEAVKAGAVKHFFLIGGCDGAKSGRNYYTEFAEKVPKDCVILTLACGKYRFNKLEFGDIGGIPRLLDVGQCNDAYSAVQIASALAGAFNCGLNDLPLSFILSWYEQKAHVILLSLLYLGVKNIKLGPALPAYLSPNVLQFLVDNFNIGQIGNVDADLQAALA, translated from the coding sequence ATGTCGATGTTTTGCCGTCAATGTGAGCAGGCCGCCAAGGGTACCGGGTGCGAGGTAGTGGGGGTCTGTGGAAAGAATCCCGAGGTTGCCGCCCTGCTCGACCTGATGATGTATGGGCTCAAGGGACTGGCCATCTATGCTGACAAGGCAAGGGAACTTGGCGCGCGCAACACCGTTGCGGACATGTACCTCGTCGAGGGGCTCTTCACCACGGTCACCAACGTCGATTTCGATCCTGTGCAGCTCGCCGGTAAACTGAGGAAGTGCTACGACCTGAAAGAGCAGGTGAAGTCGATGTACGAGACCGCCTACCGCGAGCAGAAGGGGGGCGAGGCGCCCGCCATCACCGCGGGACCGGCAGCTTGGGTGATCGCCGACAACCTCGAGGGGCTCGTGGCCCAGGGGCAGGCGCAAGGGGTGAAGACCCAGCAAAGCGACCCGGATCTCCTCTCCGCCATCGAGATCATCATCTACGGCCTGAAAGGGATGGCTGCCTACGCGAACCACGCCTGTCTCCTCGGCAAGACCGACGAGGAGGTCTACGCCTTCTTCCACAAGGCGCTTGCAGCCACCACCGATCAGACCAAGGGGCTCATGGATCTGGTCGGCATCGCCATGGAATGCGGCAAGGTGAACATCAAGGTCATGGAGATGTTGAACACCGGGCATGTCGAGCACTACGGTCACCCGGTTCCGACCAAGGTGCAGCTCGGCACCCGCAAGAACAAGGGGATCCTGGTTTCCGGCCACGACCTGCGCATGCTCGAGGAACTCCTCAAGCAGACCGAAGGGAAGGGGATCGACATCTACACCCACGGCGAGATGCTCCCGGCCCACGGCTACCCGGGCCTCAAGAAGTACGCCCACCTCTACGGCAACTTCGGCGGCGCGTGGCAGGACCAGGCTAAAGAGTTCCCGAACTTCCCCGGCGCCATCATCTTCAACACGAACTGCATCCAGCGCCCGGCGGACAACTACAAGGACCGTCTCTTCACCTGGGGCGAGGTGGGGTGGCCGGGTGCCAAGCACCTGACCGGCTACAAGTTCGACGAGGTGATCAACAAGGCGCTCGAATGTCCCGACATGCCCGACGCGCCGGGACAGGAGATCCTTACCGGCTTCGGCCATAACGCGGTGCTCGGCGTCGCGGACAAGGTGATCGAGGCGGTGAAGGCGGGGGCGGTGAAGCACTTCTTCTTGATCGGCGGCTGTGACGGCGCTAAGAGTGGGAGGAACTACTACACCGAGTTCGCCGAGAAGGTGCCGAAGGACTGCGTCATCCTGACCCTTGCCTGCGGCAAGTATCGCTTCAACAAGCTTGAGTTCGGCGACATCGGCGGGATTCCGAGGCTTCTCGACGTGGGGCAGTGCAACGACGCCTACTCCGCGGTGCAGATCGCCTCGGCGCTGGCGGGTGCCTTCAACTGCGGTCTGAACGACCTGCCGCTCTCCTTCATCCTTTCCTGGTACGAGCAGAAGGCGCACGTGATCCTGCTGTCGCTTCTGTACCTGGGGGTGAAGAACATCAAGCTGGGGCCGGCGCTTCCCGCGTACCTGTCCCCGAACGTCCTGCAGTTCCTGGTGGACAACTTCAATATCGGTCAGATCGGCAACGTCGACGCCGACCTGCAGGCGGCTCTCGCTTAG
- a CDS encoding cbb3-type cytochrome c oxidase subunit I produces MMLIEYQSQRVSLWYFRLALVLFILQVILGLWLSINYAFTLPQELVNVFPFSTARALHTNLLVAWMLLGFMGGTYYILPPECSRDLFSEKIAYLQLIIFVGAAVTAVVGFLFGWTQGKPLLEIPLPLDWVIVVAALMFIANVAMTIIKAEVRTALQWMLLGGVTFLALMYLFGMPFYQNLNTDYYYWWWVIHLWVEGAWEVVTASIVAYIIMRVTGVDRKVVEKWLYVETGLFLFTGIVGTGHHYYWIGAPDYWIWWGGIFSALEPLPIVLMVVDTWMHVRERKNPIVNPLTWYYIIGLAIYHLVGAGLWGFMHTLPPINYYTHGSQVTVSHGHLAFFGAYALLNLTIFYFAMPRLKGINKYDDRLGKWGFWITTIGMFILGLVFGIAGILQTYLERFLDIGYSTAHLTMMFWFRVAFGVGLVFLAGVVITVYHLFTIRPSNLPAPEPVVAPAADI; encoded by the coding sequence ATGATGCTGATCGAATACCAAAGCCAGCGGGTGTCGCTGTGGTACTTCCGTCTTGCCCTGGTGCTTTTCATCCTGCAGGTGATCCTGGGGCTCTGGCTCTCCATCAACTACGCCTTCACGCTGCCGCAGGAACTGGTGAACGTGTTCCCCTTCTCCACCGCCCGGGCGCTGCACACGAACCTCCTGGTCGCCTGGATGCTGCTCGGCTTCATGGGAGGAACCTACTACATCCTCCCTCCCGAGTGTTCCAGGGATCTCTTCAGTGAAAAGATCGCCTACCTGCAGCTCATCATCTTTGTCGGCGCGGCGGTCACAGCGGTGGTCGGCTTTCTCTTCGGATGGACACAAGGCAAGCCGCTCCTGGAAATCCCCCTCCCCTTGGACTGGGTCATCGTGGTCGCGGCGCTCATGTTCATCGCAAACGTTGCCATGACCATCATAAAAGCCGAGGTCCGCACGGCGCTGCAGTGGATGCTTCTGGGCGGGGTCACCTTCCTGGCGCTCATGTACCTCTTCGGCATGCCCTTCTACCAGAACCTGAACACGGATTATTACTACTGGTGGTGGGTGATTCATCTCTGGGTGGAGGGGGCCTGGGAGGTGGTGACGGCATCGATCGTCGCCTACATCATCATGAGGGTGACCGGGGTGGATCGGAAAGTGGTGGAGAAGTGGCTCTACGTGGAGACCGGACTCTTCCTCTTCACCGGTATCGTCGGCACGGGCCATCACTACTACTGGATCGGGGCGCCGGACTACTGGATTTGGTGGGGCGGCATCTTCAGCGCCCTTGAGCCCCTTCCCATCGTGCTCATGGTGGTGGACACCTGGATGCACGTGCGTGAGCGCAAAAACCCGATCGTGAACCCACTCACCTGGTATTACATCATAGGGCTAGCCATCTATCACCTCGTCGGGGCCGGTCTTTGGGGCTTCATGCACACGCTGCCGCCGATCAACTACTACACCCACGGCAGCCAGGTCACCGTCTCGCACGGCCACTTAGCCTTCTTCGGCGCCTACGCCCTTTTGAACCTCACCATCTTCTACTTCGCCATGCCGCGCCTCAAAGGGATCAACAAGTATGACGACCGGCTGGGCAAGTGGGGCTTCTGGATCACCACCATCGGGATGTTCATCCTGGGGCTCGTCTTCGGGATCGCGGGGATCCTGCAGACCTACCTGGAACGCTTCCTGGATATCGGTTACAGCACGGCGCACCTAACCATGATGTTCTGGTTTCGGGTCGCCTTCGGTGTCGGCCTCGTCTTCCTGGCCGGTGTCGTCATCACCGTCTACCACCTCTTCACCATCAGGCCCTCCAACCTCCCGGCGCCGGAGCCGGTGGTCGCTCCGGCAGCCGACATCTAG